In Longimicrobium sp., the following proteins share a genomic window:
- a CDS encoding helix-turn-helix domain-containing protein — protein sequence MDAALTAPVPVSAARRPQQDRSRETEARILRALAELLRARPFERLSVADVAERAGVSVGGFYARFASKHDALLHLSYEGYVAETAAEAARVLAPGRWRGRGIAPVAEAYFRLVIGGARRHFAVIRELVQRSRADPGGAPGADAYDRFVEVVHEPFRRLLRARLAEVRHPDPELALRVGFSACHSAAREAVLFPHMRPVMGEIADERLAAELARMFCGYLGAPLPDDRG from the coding sequence ATGGACGCCGCCCTCACCGCCCCCGTTCCCGTATCCGCCGCCCGCCGGCCGCAGCAGGACCGCAGCCGCGAGACCGAGGCGCGCATCCTCCGCGCGCTCGCCGAGCTGCTGCGCGCGCGCCCCTTCGAGCGCCTGTCGGTGGCCGACGTGGCCGAGCGCGCCGGCGTCTCGGTGGGCGGCTTCTACGCCCGCTTCGCCAGCAAGCACGACGCGCTGCTGCACCTCTCCTACGAGGGCTACGTGGCCGAGACCGCCGCCGAGGCGGCCCGCGTGCTGGCGCCCGGGCGCTGGCGCGGGCGGGGGATCGCGCCCGTGGCCGAGGCCTACTTCCGGCTGGTGATCGGCGGCGCGCGCCGCCACTTCGCGGTGATCCGCGAGCTGGTGCAGCGCAGCCGCGCCGACCCGGGCGGCGCCCCCGGCGCCGACGCCTACGACCGCTTCGTCGAGGTGGTGCACGAGCCCTTCCGGCGCCTGCTGCGCGCGCGCCTGGCCGAGGTGCGCCACCCCGACCCCGAGCTGGCGCTGCGCGTGGGCTTCTCCGCCTGCCACTCCGCCGCCCGCGAGGCCGTGCTCTTCCCCCACATGCGCCCCGTCATGGGCGAGATCGCAGACGAGCGCCTGGCCGCGGAGCTGGCCCGCATGTTCTGCGGCTACCTCGGCGCCCCGCTCCCCGACGACCGCGGTTGA
- a CDS encoding response regulator — protein MSTILLVEDHEDNRIVYRTVLEHFGYTVLEAHDGEEGVRRAREDRPDLVLMDISIPKLDGWEATRALKSDPATARIPVIALTAHALPEDRARATEAGCDGYLAKPVEPRRVVEEVRRVLDGGSNPAQ, from the coding sequence GTGAGCACGATCCTGCTGGTCGAAGACCACGAAGACAACCGGATCGTCTACCGCACCGTGCTGGAGCACTTCGGCTACACGGTGCTGGAGGCGCACGACGGCGAGGAAGGCGTCCGCCGCGCCCGCGAAGACCGCCCCGACCTGGTGCTGATGGACATCTCCATCCCCAAGCTCGACGGGTGGGAGGCCACCCGGGCCCTCAAGTCCGACCCCGCGACGGCGCGCATCCCCGTGATCGCGCTCACCGCCCACGCCCTTCCCGAAGACCGCGCCCGCGCCACCGAGGCCGGCTGCGACGGCTACCTGGCCAAGCCGGTGGAGCCGCGCCGCGTGGTCGAAGAGGTCCGCCGCGTCCTGGACGGCGGATCCAATCCCGCGCAGTAG
- a CDS encoding helix-turn-helix transcriptional regulator, which yields MRRKAVELSAFFERLRQLLDDRGMSQADLAREVGVGVATVSEWFTRGRVPNGDVMLRLPHALAVNGHWLLTGEGPREMDRRRDGDPYLQGARDAMALLSRSLEEAGRRFATPPGGTPPDAPPGAPVVEIP from the coding sequence GTGCGCCGCAAGGCGGTGGAGCTGTCCGCCTTTTTCGAGCGCCTGCGCCAGCTCCTGGACGACCGGGGGATGTCGCAGGCGGACCTCGCGCGCGAGGTGGGGGTGGGCGTGGCCACGGTGAGCGAGTGGTTCACCCGCGGCCGCGTCCCCAACGGCGACGTGATGCTGCGCCTGCCGCACGCGCTCGCCGTGAACGGCCACTGGCTGCTGACCGGCGAGGGCCCGCGAGAGATGGACCGCAGGCGCGACGGCGACCCGTACCTGCAGGGCGCGCGCGACGCGATGGCCCTCCTCTCCCGCTCGCTGGAAGAGGCGGGGCGGCGCTTCGCGACGCCGCCCGGGGGCACGCCCCCCGACGCGCCGCCGGGGGCGCCGGTGGTAGAGATTCCCTGA
- the fmdA gene encoding formamidase, with the protein MPNTLISVDLRRPPEEQNPRPHNRWHPEIPAVAAVDPGTVFRVECLDLTGGQIVNSDSADDVRRIDLSQVHYLSGPVAVNGARPGDLLVVDILDMGPLRGAEWGYTAIFDKETGTGLLTDEFPDARKAIWDLNGVYASSRHIEGVRFAGLPHPGAIGCAPSAERLARWNRRELAMLSMHGGTFTSEAVVPRAEGALLGGLPAGEYARVAREAARTWSARENGGNVDVKELARGSRAYLPVYVPGAHLSVGDLQFSQGDGKITGLGGVKMAGWIDLHVDLVRGGMERYGIDNPVFEPGPVERGYGEYVTFQGISVDENDTQHYLDVWVAYRMACRHAIRHLQMFGYSGEQAYVLLAAAPVQGRISCMLEHPNVCCTLAIPTAMFGFEIGPGAAQVRSEPRGELARPS; encoded by the coding sequence GTGCCCAACACCCTGATCTCCGTAGACCTGCGCCGGCCGCCGGAGGAGCAGAACCCCAGGCCCCACAACCGCTGGCACCCCGAGATCCCCGCCGTGGCGGCGGTGGACCCCGGGACGGTGTTCCGCGTCGAGTGCCTGGACCTCACGGGCGGGCAGATCGTCAACAGCGACTCGGCCGACGACGTCCGCCGGATCGACCTGAGCCAGGTGCACTACCTCTCCGGGCCCGTGGCGGTGAACGGCGCCCGCCCGGGCGACCTGCTGGTTGTGGACATCCTGGACATGGGCCCCCTGCGCGGCGCGGAGTGGGGGTACACGGCGATCTTCGACAAGGAGACGGGGACGGGGCTGCTCACCGACGAGTTCCCCGACGCGCGCAAGGCCATCTGGGACCTGAACGGCGTCTACGCCAGCTCGCGCCACATCGAGGGGGTGCGCTTCGCCGGGCTGCCGCACCCGGGGGCGATCGGGTGCGCGCCCTCGGCGGAGCGGCTGGCGCGCTGGAACCGGCGCGAGCTGGCGATGCTCTCCATGCACGGCGGCACCTTCACCAGCGAGGCGGTGGTGCCGCGGGCCGAAGGGGCGCTGCTGGGCGGGCTCCCGGCGGGCGAGTACGCGCGGGTGGCGCGCGAGGCGGCGCGCACCTGGTCGGCGCGCGAGAACGGGGGGAACGTGGACGTGAAGGAGCTGGCGCGCGGCTCGCGGGCCTACCTGCCGGTCTACGTCCCCGGCGCGCACCTCTCGGTGGGCGACCTGCAGTTCTCGCAGGGCGACGGGAAGATCACGGGGCTGGGCGGGGTGAAGATGGCCGGCTGGATCGACCTGCACGTGGACCTGGTGCGCGGCGGGATGGAGCGCTACGGGATCGACAACCCGGTGTTCGAGCCGGGCCCGGTGGAGCGCGGCTACGGCGAGTACGTGACGTTCCAGGGGATCAGCGTGGACGAGAACGACACGCAGCACTACCTGGACGTGTGGGTGGCCTACCGCATGGCCTGCCGCCACGCCATCCGCCACCTGCAGATGTTCGGCTACTCGGGCGAGCAGGCGTACGTGCTGCTGGCGGCGGCGCCGGTGCAGGGGCGGATCTCCTGCATGCTGGAGCACCCGAACGTCTGCTGCACGCTGGCGATCCCCACCGCCATGTTCGGCTTCGAGATCGGCCCCGGCGCCGCGCAGGTCCGCAGCGAGCCGCGCGGCGAGCTGGCCCGGCCGTCGTAG
- a CDS encoding MoxR family ATPase, whose amino-acid sequence MRLLATAEKEIETLLGDAAQLRAQVQRRIVGQEAVLEEVLICLLAGGHALLVGVPGLAKTLMVRTLAEALELDFKRVQFTPDLMPGDITGTEVIEEDRTTGRRAARFIRGPVFTQVLLADEINRTPPKTQAALLEAMQEGRVTAGGEDLLLPRPFFVLATQNPIEQEGTYPLPEAQLDRFMFDIRLEYPSAEEEVEILRSTTGVIDAPVERVLDAERVLTLQRWVREVPVADNVFRYAASIARATRPGDPSATDDVRRWVRWGAGPRAGQALILGAKARALLAGRFHATPDDVRRVALPVLRHRVLVNFHAEAEGVATDQVVARLMDAVEPPRSGL is encoded by the coding sequence GTGAGGCTTCTGGCTACCGCGGAGAAGGAAATCGAGACGCTGCTGGGCGACGCGGCACAGCTGCGCGCGCAGGTGCAGCGCCGCATCGTCGGGCAGGAGGCGGTGCTGGAGGAGGTGCTGATCTGCCTCCTGGCCGGCGGGCACGCCCTGCTGGTGGGCGTGCCGGGGCTGGCGAAGACGCTGATGGTGCGCACGCTGGCCGAGGCGCTGGAGCTGGACTTCAAGCGCGTGCAGTTCACCCCCGACCTGATGCCCGGCGACATCACCGGCACCGAGGTGATCGAGGAGGACCGCACCACGGGGCGCCGCGCCGCGCGCTTCATCCGCGGCCCCGTCTTCACGCAGGTGCTGCTGGCCGACGAGATCAACCGCACGCCGCCCAAGACGCAGGCGGCGCTGCTGGAGGCCATGCAGGAGGGGCGCGTGACGGCGGGGGGCGAGGATCTCCTGCTGCCGCGTCCCTTCTTCGTGCTGGCCACGCAGAACCCGATCGAGCAGGAGGGCACCTACCCGCTCCCCGAGGCGCAGCTCGACCGCTTCATGTTCGACATCCGCCTGGAGTACCCGAGCGCCGAGGAGGAGGTGGAGATCCTGCGCTCGACCACGGGCGTGATCGACGCGCCGGTGGAGCGGGTGCTGGACGCGGAGCGCGTGCTGACCCTGCAGCGCTGGGTGCGCGAGGTGCCGGTGGCCGACAACGTCTTCCGCTACGCCGCGTCGATCGCCCGCGCCACGCGCCCGGGCGACCCGAGCGCCACGGACGACGTGCGGCGCTGGGTGCGCTGGGGCGCCGGCCCGCGCGCCGGCCAGGCGCTGATCCTGGGCGCCAAGGCGCGCGCGCTGCTGGCCGGCCGCTTCCACGCCACGCCGGACGACGTGCGCCGCGTCGCCCTGCCCGTGCTGCGGCACCGCGTGCTGGTCAACTTCCACGCGGAGGCCGAGGGGGTCGCCACCGACCAGGTGGTGGCGCGGCTGATGGACGCGGTGGAACCGCCGCGCAGCGGACTGTAG
- a CDS encoding DUF58 domain-containing protein translates to MSASTDFLPPRLLERLGGLELIAKTVVRGFQAGIHRSPLRGAGEDFAKHRDYQQGDDLRYLDWKLYARTDRLYVREFEERSNLQAYVVIDSSASMEFGGAQGVSKLRYACYLAAALGHLMIGAGDAVGLAAFGAEPRLLLAPRARRGHLHDLLLNLERLQPGGGGSAADVLDRLGVAMRRGGRVVLVSDLLEDDDGAALVTAAGRLRARGDEVIVMRVLTPEESGEAAPDAGLFFDPEHPGRQVPAAPRFDAGYARRVAAYYDSLADRLRERGVEYVPLTTAQPVEEALVAWVNRRRG, encoded by the coding sequence ATGAGCGCCTCCACCGACTTCCTGCCGCCGCGGCTGCTGGAGCGGCTGGGCGGGCTGGAGCTGATCGCGAAGACCGTGGTGCGCGGGTTCCAGGCGGGGATCCACCGCTCACCGCTCCGGGGGGCGGGGGAGGACTTCGCCAAGCACCGCGACTACCAGCAGGGCGACGACCTGCGCTACCTGGACTGGAAGCTCTACGCCCGCACCGACCGCCTCTACGTCCGCGAGTTCGAGGAGCGCTCGAACCTGCAGGCGTACGTGGTGATCGACTCGTCGGCGTCGATGGAGTTCGGCGGGGCGCAGGGGGTCTCCAAGCTGCGCTACGCCTGCTACCTGGCCGCGGCGCTCGGGCACCTGATGATCGGGGCGGGCGACGCGGTGGGGCTGGCGGCGTTCGGGGCGGAGCCGCGGCTGCTGCTGGCGCCTCGCGCGCGCCGGGGCCATCTCCACGACCTGCTGCTGAACCTGGAGCGGCTCCAGCCCGGCGGCGGCGGGAGCGCGGCCGACGTGCTGGACCGCCTGGGCGTGGCGATGCGGCGCGGCGGGCGCGTGGTGCTCGTCTCGGACCTGCTGGAGGACGACGACGGCGCCGCGCTGGTGACGGCGGCCGGGCGCCTGCGCGCGCGCGGCGACGAGGTGATCGTGATGCGCGTGCTCACCCCCGAGGAGTCGGGCGAGGCGGCGCCGGACGCGGGGCTCTTCTTCGACCCCGAGCACCCGGGGCGCCAGGTGCCGGCCGCGCCGCGCTTCGACGCGGGGTACGCGCGGCGGGTGGCGGCGTACTACGACTCGCTGGCGGACCGGCTGCGCGAGCGCGGCGTGGAGTACGTGCCGCTGACCACCGCGCAACCGGTGGAGGAGGCGCTGGTGGCCTGGGTCAACCGGAGGCGCGGGT